The genomic interval CCCTGGTCACCGAAACCATCGCCGCTACCGGCGCCGCCGACCTGGGCCCCCGAGGCATCGGCAAGGTCATGGGCGCCCTCCAACCCAAGGTCAAGGGCAAAGCCGACGGCTCCACCGTCTCCGCCGAAGTAAAACGCCAACTGGGCGCCTGAGTAAACCACTTCTGCAACAACCTGCAATTTCCTCTGGAGTCGTTGCTGAGTCAACGGCCGGTCCCTACCTTTTCTTGTGGATGCATCGCCCCGATGCAGACGAGGGGGACCAATGTCATACCGCCGAAAGATCATTTCCGCCGTCATTGCCAGTGTGGCCGTCACGGCCGGTTCGATTCTCGGTACGGCACCGGCCTCGGCCGCGCCGTGCACGTATGCCGCGTGCAACGGCTTGGACCCCGAAACCACCGGCTGCGCGAACGACGCCGTCACGAAGCTGGACCTGCTGACCACGTACAACCTGTATCTCGCAGAGCTCAGATGGTCGCCGACCTGCCACGCGTTCTGGACGCGCATCCGCAGGAACCAGTCCGAGGGCGGTGACGGCGCTTACGCCTACATCGCAGGCGGCGTCTACGACGCCAACGGCAGCCCGGTCACGAAGCTCGTGTACACCTCGGTGCCCGACGGGCAGGCCTGGACCAAGATGATCTCGCAGGCATATCCCTGGGAAAGATTCTGCGCATTCGCGGCAGGCTACGACTCCGGCTGCAAAATCACCACGTTGTGACTATCTGACCAGTCTTTCTGTCCGCCCGATACCGGCTACACCGTCCATGTCTATTACTCGCCTGCGTGTCAGGCAGTCTGGGCGATCGGATTCACGGATTCCTCGTGAGACCACTGTGTTTCGATCGATCTTGAGCGGGCGCGCAGCGACCGGATCGTGCAGGGCAGGCTGTCACAGCAGCTGTGTCCTGACGAAGCATCCGACTGGATGAACATGTTCCGAAAGGTTGGTACTTCCGGGGCGTCTACAACGACCCGATCCAAGTCGACGAATACACGGACCGGGTCTTCCGCTGAGCAAGTTCTATCCACGTTCTGTGAGGTGAATGATGCGATTCCTGAAGGTGCTCCTCGCCGGTGCGGTGATGCTCACAGCCGTCTTCGCGCTCGGTGTTCCAAGCGCGTACGCCGTCGGCTGTTACGCGGAAACGTGCTACAACAAAGGCCCGGTCGCCATGGGCTGTACTGCAGATCAGCGCGTGATTTCTCAACCGGCCTCCAGCGGGCTGGAGGTCCGCTACTCGCCGGCCTGCAACGCCGCCTGGGCGTGGGACAACCAGGCGCCGCACTTCTGGCCGATCTATCTCACGATCGAGCGGGCCAGGAGCGACAAAATCGTCCAGGCCCGCTTGTCAATCGAATTCGACGTCGGCGAACCGACGGAGTGGACGAATATGTTTGCCCGGGGGTGGTACTTCCGCGCTGTCTGGGACGATCGGGTGAGCGACGAGAACGACGCAATGACCGCTTGGGTCTTCCGCTGAGTCGCCGAGCCGATCCGGACAGGGGCGCACCGCGAGGTGCGCCCCTGTCGCGGACTAGCCGTGGCCTCGGCCGCCGCAGTTGGGGTACTTCGGGTTCCAGGGTGGGCAGTTGGGGTTGATGGTGGTTGGGCTGCCCGGGGGTTTGGTGGTGTTCGTCGGCGTGCCCGGCTTCTCGGGCTGGCCCTTCTTGCTGCCGTTGGAGACGTAGATCGTGACCAGGGAGCCGTCGGG from Kribbella sp. NBC_00709 carries:
- a CDS encoding DUF2690 domain-containing protein, with the protein product MSYRRKIISAVIASVAVTAGSILGTAPASAAPCTYAACNGLDPETTGCANDAVTKLDLLTTYNLYLAELRWSPTCHAFWTRIRRNQSEGGDGAYAYIAGGVYDANGSPVTKLVYTSVPDGQAWTKMISQAYPWERFCAFAAGYDSGCKITTL
- a CDS encoding DUF2690 domain-containing protein; the protein is MRFLKVLLAGAVMLTAVFALGVPSAYAVGCYAETCYNKGPVAMGCTADQRVISQPASSGLEVRYSPACNAAWAWDNQAPHFWPIYLTIERARSDKIVQARLSIEFDVGEPTEWTNMFARGWYFRAVWDDRVSDENDAMTAWVFR